One part of the Tepidisphaeraceae bacterium genome encodes these proteins:
- a CDS encoding 3-oxoacyl-ACP reductase family protein yields the protein MSDQTQSQTLLKGKLALVTGGSRGIGAAISRKLAASGATVLVNFAKSEKAASEVVAAIKEAGGAAHAIGGDVADPAQVKRMFETIDRQHGGKVDIVVNNAGVFLSGPLTDFSDADFEKTIAVNVRAVFLVAREAAKRMGQGGRVITIGSNLGERAIGAGMSVYTASKFAVAGLARGWAHDLAPRGITSNLVQPGPIDTDMNPADATVNPMAESMRQLVPAKRYGTGDEVASVVAYLASPAAQFVNGATINVDGGMNA from the coding sequence ATGTCGGATCAGACGCAATCGCAGACGTTGTTGAAGGGGAAGTTGGCGCTGGTGACCGGTGGGTCGCGCGGCATCGGGGCGGCCATCAGCAGGAAGCTGGCGGCGAGCGGGGCGACCGTGCTCGTGAACTTCGCCAAGTCGGAGAAGGCCGCCAGCGAGGTCGTGGCGGCCATCAAGGAAGCCGGTGGCGCGGCGCACGCAATCGGCGGCGACGTGGCCGACCCGGCGCAGGTGAAGCGCATGTTCGAGACGATCGATCGGCAGCACGGTGGCAAGGTCGACATCGTCGTTAACAACGCCGGCGTTTTCTTGAGCGGGCCATTGACGGATTTCAGCGACGCCGATTTCGAGAAGACGATCGCGGTCAACGTGCGGGCCGTGTTCCTGGTGGCGCGGGAGGCGGCGAAGCGCATGGGGCAGGGTGGGCGCGTGATCACCATCGGCAGCAACCTCGGCGAACGTGCGATAGGCGCGGGCATGAGCGTCTACACCGCCAGCAAGTTCGCGGTCGCAGGCCTCGCCCGCGGGTGGGCGCACGATCTGGCGCCGCGCGGCATCACGTCGAACCTCGTGCAACCCGGCCCGATCGACACCGACATGAATCCCGCCGACGCCACGGTCAACCCCATGGCCGAGAGCATGCGGCAATTGGTCCCCGCCAAGCGCTACGGCACCGGCGACGAGGTGGCCTCGGTCGTCGCCTACCTGGCCTCGCCGGCGGCGCAGTTCGTCAACGGCGCGACGATCAACGTCGACGGTGGGATGAACGCCTAG
- a CDS encoding inorganic diphosphatase — translation MIHPWHDVTPGEDMPQEFNTIIEIPFGSSVKYELDKQSGLIKLDRILYSAVYYPANYGFIPQTLAEDDDPLDVLVLCQETVVPLTLIHARTIGLMVMLDCGKKDHKIIAVATDDPEFNSYREAAEMPTHRLTMLRRFFQDYKQLEGKAVEVDEIQPAKMAYPIIEDALARYSRQRRRGFK, via the coding sequence ATGATTCATCCCTGGCACGACGTGACTCCCGGCGAAGACATGCCGCAGGAGTTCAACACGATCATCGAGATTCCCTTCGGGTCCAGTGTGAAGTACGAGCTGGACAAGCAGAGCGGTTTGATCAAGCTCGACCGCATCCTCTACTCGGCCGTCTACTACCCGGCGAACTACGGCTTTATCCCGCAGACGCTTGCCGAGGATGACGATCCGCTGGACGTGCTGGTGCTGTGCCAGGAGACGGTGGTGCCGCTGACGCTCATCCACGCGCGCACGATCGGGCTGATGGTGATGCTCGACTGCGGGAAGAAGGACCACAAGATCATCGCGGTGGCAACGGACGACCCCGAGTTCAACAGCTACCGCGAGGCCGCCGAGATGCCCACGCATCGGCTGACGATGCTGCGGCGGTTCTTTCAGGACTACAAGCAACTGGAAGGCAAAGCCGTGGAGGTGGATGAGATCCAGCCGGCGAAGATGGCGTACCCGATTATCGAAGATGCGCTGGCCCGGTACAGCAGGCAACGGCGGAGAGGGTTTAAGTGA
- a CDS encoding alpha-glucosidase/alpha-galactosidase — MAIKIAMIGAGAVGWTRRLMHDLLKVPEFADMTYALTDISERNLSMAAQLCERDVAANKLPAKIISTTDRREALKDADYVICAIRQGGLEAFATDIDIPLKYGIDQCVGDTICAGGLMYAQRTIPALLDFCRDIREVSKPGAILLNYANPMAMNTWACNKYGKVPTIGLCHGVQGGHWQITRAIEQWAKKEGMLGADVKLQRSDVDIICAGINHQTWYIKVQFRGMDLTHRLYDMMSAVEDFQENEKVRLDVMKRFGYYSTESNGHLSEYLPWYRKRPNEINQWISLSSWINGETGGYLRVCTEGRNWFETDFPNWLAEPAPVIAEQGRSEEHGSYIIESLQTGRVYRGHFNIQNHNHITNLPNGCTIEIPGYVDRNGLNMPVVGDLPLACAATCNVSVRVQEMAMEAAVHGDVTLLKQAMLHDPLVGAVCNPEEVWQMTDELLAAQAQWLPQYRANGATDAAVDRLATHERNGTRVKTVQTEGAARVHTKTVAEMQENRDEHRKMAAASDKGKMTKDEKKSMASEMAR, encoded by the coding sequence ATGGCCATCAAGATTGCGATGATCGGTGCCGGTGCGGTGGGTTGGACCCGGCGGTTGATGCACGATTTGCTGAAGGTGCCGGAATTCGCCGACATGACCTACGCGCTCACCGACATCTCCGAGCGCAACCTCAGCATGGCCGCCCAGCTCTGCGAGCGCGACGTCGCCGCCAACAAGCTGCCGGCGAAGATCATCTCCACCACCGACCGCCGCGAAGCATTGAAGGACGCCGACTACGTCATCTGCGCCATTCGCCAGGGTGGGCTGGAGGCCTTCGCCACCGATATCGACATCCCGCTGAAGTACGGCATCGACCAGTGCGTCGGCGATACGATTTGCGCCGGTGGCCTGATGTATGCGCAACGCACCATCCCCGCGCTGCTCGACTTCTGCCGCGACATTCGCGAGGTGTCCAAGCCTGGCGCCATCCTGCTGAACTACGCCAACCCCATGGCCATGAACACCTGGGCCTGCAACAAGTACGGCAAGGTGCCGACGATCGGCCTCTGCCACGGTGTGCAGGGTGGACATTGGCAGATCACCCGCGCGATCGAACAGTGGGCCAAGAAGGAAGGCATGCTCGGCGCCGACGTGAAGCTGCAACGCAGCGACGTCGACATCATCTGCGCCGGCATCAACCACCAAACCTGGTACATCAAGGTGCAGTTCCGCGGCATGGACCTCACCCACCGCTTGTATGACATGATGAGCGCCGTCGAAGACTTCCAGGAGAACGAGAAGGTCCGTCTCGATGTGATGAAACGCTTCGGCTACTACAGCACCGAATCGAACGGCCACTTGTCTGAATACCTGCCCTGGTATCGCAAGCGCCCCAACGAGATCAATCAGTGGATCAGCCTCAGCTCGTGGATCAACGGTGAGACGGGCGGCTACCTGCGCGTCTGCACCGAGGGCCGCAACTGGTTCGAGACCGACTTCCCCAACTGGCTCGCCGAGCCCGCCCCGGTGATTGCCGAGCAGGGCCGCAGTGAAGAGCACGGCAGCTACATCATCGAAAGTTTGCAGACCGGCCGCGTGTACCGCGGGCACTTCAACATTCAGAACCACAACCACATCACCAACCTGCCCAACGGCTGCACGATCGAGATCCCCGGTTACGTCGACCGCAACGGCCTGAACATGCCCGTCGTCGGCGACCTGCCCTTGGCCTGCGCCGCCACGTGCAACGTGAGCGTGCGCGTACAGGAGATGGCGATGGAGGCGGCCGTGCACGGCGACGTGACGCTGCTGAAGCAGGCGATGCTGCACGACCCGCTCGTGGGCGCCGTCTGCAACCCCGAAGAGGTCTGGCAGATGACCGACGAGCTGCTGGCCGCCCAGGCCCAGTGGCTGCCTCAGTACCGCGCCAATGGCGCGACCGATGCCGCCGTCGACCGCCTGGCTACCCACGAGCGCAACGGCACGCGCGTCAAGACGGTGCAGACCGAAGGCGCCGCGCGCGTCCACACCAAGACGGTCGCCGAGATGCAGGAGAACCGCGACGAACACCGCAAGATGGCCGCCGCCAGCGACAAGGGCAAGATGACCAAGGATGAGAAGAAGTCGATGGCGAGCGAGATGGCGCGGTAG
- a CDS encoding AraC family transcriptional regulator produces MSHRELHHRLVRHHACRRTVEVRFGRDLQLAVGVETRTEPREYDWPGERRGDARHPTALFQFVLEGWGNFETLGRTHRVVAGQMFAAVIPSAHRYYLPVESRSWTFLWLMFRQPYVVERVRDRIATSGPFVTSAPDGPLVTKMARLFEGVCSADFTDGFALEAALFDTVLEWERACEQQTYPTSPRERLLADVRDEVLQRTSEPTPVEQLAARFGMSRTHFTHHFKATTGTSPAQFVTEVKLQAVARRLQQSDDKLATLAAEFAFADANHLCKVFRRHYRTSPGDYRKQFR; encoded by the coding sequence GTGAGCCATCGGGAGCTACATCATCGGTTGGTGCGCCATCACGCGTGTCGGCGGACGGTCGAGGTGCGGTTTGGGCGGGACCTGCAACTGGCGGTGGGGGTGGAAACGCGCACCGAACCCCGCGAATACGACTGGCCCGGCGAACGTCGCGGCGACGCGCGGCATCCGACGGCGCTGTTCCAATTCGTGCTGGAGGGCTGGGGCAACTTTGAAACGCTCGGCAGGACGCACCGCGTGGTGGCGGGTCAGATGTTCGCTGCGGTCATTCCGTCGGCGCACCGGTACTACCTGCCGGTCGAATCGAGATCGTGGACGTTTCTGTGGTTGATGTTCCGCCAGCCGTACGTTGTCGAACGCGTGCGCGACCGCATCGCCACCAGCGGCCCGTTCGTCACCAGTGCGCCCGACGGGCCGCTGGTGACGAAGATGGCGCGCCTGTTCGAGGGAGTCTGCAGTGCTGACTTTACAGATGGCTTCGCGTTAGAGGCGGCGCTGTTCGATACCGTGCTGGAATGGGAACGGGCTTGCGAGCAGCAGACGTATCCCACGTCGCCGCGCGAGCGCCTGCTGGCCGACGTGCGCGACGAGGTGCTGCAGCGGACGAGCGAACCCACACCGGTCGAACAGCTCGCGGCCCGGTTCGGCATGTCGCGCACGCACTTCACGCACCACTTCAAGGCCACGACCGGCACGTCGCCCGCGCAGTTTGTGACGGAAGTGAAGCTGCAGGCCGTCGCACGGCGGCTACAGCAAAGCGACGATAAACTTGCGACGTTGGCCGCCGAGTTCGCGTTCGCGGATGCAAATCACCTGTGCAAGGTGTTTCGGCGGCACTACCGGACGAGCCCTGGCGACTATCGAAAGCAGTTTCGGTGA
- a CDS encoding glycosyltransferase family 2 protein: protein MSEPTFTVIVPVYNYEQYVAEAVRSVLAQTYAHWELIIVDDGSTDRSGAIADELAANDPRVTVVHQANGGLAAARNTAIARAQHPWLVMLDADDKLFPDALKHHADAIRRNPDGLVFHGYYHRLEPDGRTIKLTGQFQDRRTGPKEFFERIFLNPSCVCYHKDLVSRHGPFDVRLRTSQDVDFFLRVGREAAYVPVGQPICLRRRHDANLSRQTGHVRTVIAMVLERFLREYGGDAFVTRDRADLRIGRVYYTAGRLFVRDGHISQAKVALRKSLALASTAKARIFLALSYLTQFRDHPNGRTLPDMTPMPEALKWLHEQRRKTAGLPENASR, encoded by the coding sequence GTGAGCGAACCGACCTTCACCGTCATCGTCCCCGTTTACAACTACGAACAGTACGTCGCCGAGGCGGTGCGCAGCGTGCTGGCGCAGACGTACGCGCACTGGGAACTCATCATCGTCGATGACGGCTCGACCGACCGGTCCGGCGCGATTGCTGACGAACTGGCTGCGAACGATCCGCGCGTCACGGTCGTCCACCAGGCGAACGGTGGTTTGGCGGCGGCGCGGAACACGGCCATCGCGCGGGCGCAACACCCGTGGCTGGTGATGCTGGACGCCGACGACAAGCTTTTCCCTGATGCCCTGAAGCACCACGCGGATGCCATCCGCCGGAACCCGGACGGTCTCGTGTTCCACGGCTATTACCACCGGCTGGAGCCCGATGGCCGCACGATCAAGTTGACCGGCCAGTTCCAGGACCGCCGAACGGGGCCAAAGGAGTTCTTCGAGCGGATCTTCCTGAACCCGTCGTGCGTCTGCTATCACAAGGATCTGGTGAGTCGGCACGGCCCGTTCGACGTGCGCCTGCGCACGTCGCAGGACGTCGACTTCTTCCTGCGCGTCGGTCGCGAGGCGGCGTACGTGCCCGTGGGCCAACCGATCTGCCTGCGCCGCCGCCACGACGCAAATTTGTCGCGCCAGACCGGCCACGTGCGCACGGTAATCGCGATGGTGCTCGAACGGTTCCTGCGCGAATACGGTGGCGACGCCTTCGTCACGCGCGACCGCGCCGACCTGCGCATCGGCCGCGTCTACTACACCGCCGGCCGACTGTTCGTGCGCGACGGGCACATCTCGCAAGCGAAGGTGGCGTTGCGGAAGTCGCTGGCGCTCGCGTCCACCGCCAAGGCGCGGATCTTCCTGGCGCTGTCCTACCTGACCCAGTTCCGCGACCACCCCAATGGCCGCACGTTGCCCGACATGACGCCGATGCCCGAAGCGCTGAAGTGGCTACACGAACAGCGACGAAAGACTGCAGGGTTGCCTGAGAACGCGTCCCGGTAG
- a CDS encoding FkbM family methyltransferase, translating into MPETHRKLGIFKRLSLGWKLYRESQQRRDVYERDDYRIAHGLRLASKGLTDPGSGIVRLGLSELRGQVVLRQGTTDFLVVREIFELGCYDPMHRMNLPRDARVLDLGGNVGLAARFIDTICPQGRFVCVEPDRQNVEQLRINCQPMIDANRLTIVEGFAGATDGVAAIDRSGGAWGFRKSDSTNGDGADGVPVYSIPTLLVQHGFDRVDLLKCDVEGSEAEIFADCRSWIGRVKNLFVETHQPYTLERLYADLRSKGVAFKVIDERQRTKVGTTFLTLDG; encoded by the coding sequence GTGCCGGAAACACATCGCAAATTGGGGATCTTCAAGCGACTGTCGCTCGGGTGGAAACTTTACCGCGAGTCGCAGCAACGCCGCGACGTTTATGAGCGCGACGACTACCGAATCGCCCACGGTTTGCGCCTGGCTTCCAAGGGCCTGACCGATCCGGGATCGGGCATCGTTCGCTTGGGATTGTCGGAACTGCGCGGCCAGGTCGTCCTACGGCAGGGGACGACCGACTTTCTCGTCGTGCGCGAGATCTTCGAACTGGGCTGTTACGACCCAATGCACCGCATGAACCTCCCGCGCGACGCGCGGGTGCTGGACCTCGGCGGCAACGTCGGGCTGGCGGCACGGTTTATCGACACGATCTGCCCCCAGGGGCGATTCGTCTGTGTGGAACCCGACCGGCAGAATGTCGAGCAGCTGCGCATCAACTGTCAGCCGATGATCGACGCCAATCGCCTGACGATCGTCGAAGGGTTCGCCGGCGCTACCGACGGCGTGGCCGCGATCGACCGCAGTGGTGGGGCGTGGGGCTTTCGCAAGTCCGATTCGACGAACGGCGACGGTGCCGACGGCGTGCCGGTCTACAGCATTCCGACGCTGCTGGTGCAGCACGGGTTTGACCGCGTCGATCTGCTCAAGTGCGACGTCGAAGGCAGCGAGGCCGAGATCTTCGCCGACTGCCGCTCGTGGATCGGGCGGGTGAAGAATTTGTTCGTCGAGACGCATCAGCCGTACACGCTGGAGCGCCTGTACGCCGACCTGCGGTCGAAGGGCGTTGCGTTCAAGGTGATCGACGAACGCCAACGCACGAAGGTGGGGACGACGTTTTTAACGCTGGACGGATAA
- a CDS encoding urease accessory UreF family protein gives MPSPWLIWQLIDSAFPAGGLSHSAGLEAAWQAGEVGQDVRAFVRTHVAQQGLAMGPWVLAAHREPTAFATLDRACDAMLTNHVANRASRSQGRAMLSAVGRVFGAKSFVPLVANTAAVDQPAHQAPVFGAIGAGLGVADEVIARAFLFVSMRSVISAAVRVGIVGPFEGQTIQHELADHLEAVAQGVIRRPTDAACHTAPVLEVTGAMQDRLYSRLFVS, from the coding sequence ATGCCCTCCCCCTGGCTCATCTGGCAGTTGATCGACTCCGCGTTTCCCGCGGGCGGGTTGAGCCATTCGGCGGGACTCGAGGCGGCATGGCAGGCGGGGGAGGTTGGGCAAGATGTTCGCGCGTTTGTGCGCACCCATGTCGCGCAGCAGGGGCTGGCGATGGGCCCGTGGGTGCTGGCGGCACATCGTGAGCCGACCGCGTTCGCAACCCTCGATCGCGCGTGTGATGCGATGCTCACCAATCACGTTGCCAACCGGGCCAGTCGATCGCAGGGCCGGGCCATGCTTTCTGCGGTGGGGCGGGTCTTTGGCGCAAAGTCCTTTGTTCCGCTGGTGGCCAACACCGCAGCCGTCGACCAGCCGGCCCATCAGGCGCCGGTCTTCGGGGCGATCGGCGCGGGGCTGGGTGTTGCCGACGAGGTGATCGCGCGGGCGTTCTTGTTCGTGTCGATGCGTTCGGTCATCTCGGCGGCGGTGCGGGTGGGCATCGTCGGGCCGTTCGAAGGGCAGACGATACAACATGAGTTAGCCGACCACCTGGAGGCGGTGGCGCAGGGGGTGATTCGTCGTCCAACCGACGCCGCCTGCCACACCGCGCCGGTGCTGGAAGTGACGGGCGCGATGCAGGACAGGCTGTACAGCAGGCTCTTCGTCAGTTAA
- the ureG gene encoding urease accessory protein UreG has product MATPLDHTHDRWDHPGDYRYRPNRLQRDYSRRAFTVGVGGPVGSGKTALMLALCRALRDKVELCAVTNDIFTKEDGEFLIRNEALEPGRVRAVETGGCPHAAIREDITANLLALEELHARYIPRLLLIESGGDNLAAHFSRELADFSVYVIDVAGGDKVPRKGGPGITQSDLLVINKVDLADAVGADLNVMAKDAQKMRGDGPVVFTQIRAGVGVKPIVDYLMAALCDTEGQSGRPSA; this is encoded by the coding sequence ATGGCGACCCCTCTCGACCATACACACGACCGCTGGGACCACCCCGGCGACTACCGGTACCGCCCGAATCGCCTGCAGCGCGACTATTCGCGCCGGGCCTTTACGGTTGGCGTGGGTGGACCGGTCGGCAGTGGCAAGACCGCGCTCATGCTGGCGCTGTGCCGTGCGTTGCGCGACAAGGTCGAATTGTGCGCGGTCACCAACGATATCTTCACAAAAGAGGATGGTGAGTTCCTGATTCGCAACGAGGCTTTAGAGCCCGGGCGGGTGCGGGCGGTGGAGACCGGTGGCTGTCCGCACGCCGCCATTCGCGAGGACATCACGGCAAATTTGCTGGCGTTGGAAGAACTTCACGCCCGATACATCCCCCGGTTACTGTTAATTGAGTCGGGTGGTGACAACCTCGCGGCCCATTTCAGCAGGGAACTGGCGGATTTCTCGGTCTATGTGATCGACGTCGCCGGTGGTGACAAGGTGCCCCGAAAGGGCGGTCCAGGCATCACGCAGTCCGATTTACTGGTCATTAACAAGGTAGATCTTGCTGATGCAGTCGGAGCCGACCTGAACGTGATGGCGAAAGACGCGCAAAAAATGCGTGGTGATGGGCCAGTCGTATTTACCCAGATTCGCGCTGGTGTTGGCGTAAAGCCCATTGTCGACTACCTGATGGCCGCATTATGCGACACGGAGGGTCAGAGTGGCCGGCCTAGTGCCTAG
- a CDS encoding N-acetylneuraminate synthase family protein — protein MSQTIQIGNRLVGHDQSVYVIAEIGINHNGDLNVAKKLIETAKLAGCDAVKFQKRTPELCVPPEQRDLKRETPWGVMTYLNYRHRVEFGEEQYGEINRYCREIGIDWFASCWDEPSVDFIERFNPVCYKIASASLTDESLLRKLVATGKPLILSTGMSTMEEIRAAVSLIPNSQLVLCHATSTYPCKPEELNLRMINTLQREFDVPVGYSGHETGLATTLAAVGVGACFVERHITLDRAMWGSDQAASVEPVGLVRLVRDIRATERALGDGVKKVYDSEKSSRAKLRRTAVAPEVVTNHALLEANRALRNCHAGERCFIVATGPSIKQQPLHLLKGEQVIGVSNLFVHKDCNTIKPAYWCVAPYHAPITEDGWQTWLGEMAAGTAGATMFFGLADRERNERGGHFDDRAKHYLGLGTGLWDTMAAHGVDLTRPLQSPQGVTIMALYAALYMGFSEIHLLGCDHDWILHLNQSTHFYDEKEHALNRGGYNEWFNGGIDEYFKDYQVLWRQYRMVKQLADERGVRILNATAGGLLDVFPRVKFESLFDRSLADAA, from the coding sequence ATGTCCCAGACCATCCAGATCGGTAATCGTCTCGTTGGCCACGATCAAAGCGTGTACGTGATCGCCGAGATCGGCATCAATCACAACGGCGACCTGAACGTCGCGAAGAAGTTGATCGAGACGGCCAAGCTCGCCGGGTGCGACGCGGTAAAGTTCCAGAAGCGCACGCCCGAGCTGTGCGTGCCGCCGGAACAGCGTGACCTGAAGCGCGAGACGCCCTGGGGCGTGATGACGTACCTGAACTACCGGCACCGCGTCGAGTTCGGCGAGGAACAGTACGGTGAGATCAACCGGTATTGCCGTGAGATCGGCATCGACTGGTTCGCCAGCTGCTGGGACGAGCCGAGCGTCGACTTCATCGAACGCTTCAACCCGGTTTGCTACAAGATCGCCAGCGCATCGCTGACGGACGAGTCGCTGCTGCGCAAGCTCGTGGCCACGGGCAAGCCGCTGATCCTGTCGACCGGCATGAGCACGATGGAGGAGATCCGGGCTGCGGTGTCGCTCATCCCGAATTCACAGCTGGTGCTCTGCCACGCCACCAGCACCTACCCGTGCAAGCCGGAGGAACTGAACCTGCGCATGATCAACACGCTTCAGCGTGAGTTCGACGTGCCGGTGGGCTACAGCGGTCACGAGACGGGGCTGGCGACCACGCTGGCGGCGGTGGGCGTTGGGGCTTGCTTCGTCGAACGGCACATCACGCTCGACCGCGCGATGTGGGGCAGCGATCAGGCGGCGTCGGTGGAACCGGTGGGCCTGGTGCGCCTCGTGCGCGACATTCGCGCAACGGAGCGCGCGCTCGGCGACGGTGTGAAGAAGGTGTACGACAGCGAGAAGTCCAGCCGGGCGAAGCTCCGCCGCACCGCGGTGGCGCCGGAGGTGGTCACGAACCACGCGCTGCTAGAAGCCAACCGAGCGTTGCGCAATTGCCATGCGGGTGAGCGTTGCTTCATCGTGGCGACGGGGCCAAGCATCAAGCAGCAGCCGTTGCACCTGCTGAAGGGTGAGCAGGTCATCGGCGTCAGCAACCTGTTCGTCCACAAGGACTGCAATACCATCAAACCCGCCTACTGGTGCGTGGCGCCGTATCACGCGCCCATCACGGAAGACGGTTGGCAGACCTGGCTCGGTGAGATGGCGGCCGGCACGGCCGGCGCCACCATGTTCTTCGGCCTGGCCGACCGCGAGCGAAACGAGCGCGGCGGGCACTTCGACGATCGCGCCAAACACTACCTGGGCCTCGGCACCGGGCTGTGGGATACAATGGCGGCCCACGGTGTCGACCTCACGCGCCCGCTGCAGAGCCCGCAGGGCGTGACGATCATGGCGCTGTACGCCGCCCTCTACATGGGCTTCAGCGAGATCCATTTGCTCGGCTGCGACCACGACTGGATTCTGCACCTGAACCAGAGCACCCACTTCTACGACGAGAAGGAACACGCCCTGAACCGCGGCGGGTACAACGAGTGGTTCAACGGCGGCATCGACGAGTACTTCAAGGATTACCAGGTTTTGTGGCGCCAGTACCGCATGGTCAAGCAGCTCGCCGACGAGCGCGGCGTACGCATCCTGAACGCGACGGCCGGTGGCCTGCTCGACGTCTTCCCGCGCGTGAAGTTTGAGAGCCTGTTCGACCGGTCGCTTGCTGATGCCGCTTAG
- a CDS encoding acylneuraminate cytidylyltransferase — MNNDVLAIIPARGGSKGLPRKNVLPVAGLPLIAWTIMAAKAARTVSRVVVSTDDAEIAAVAKRYGAEVAHRPADISGDTASSESALLHVLGHLKEHEQYEPAITAFLQCTSPLTIGEDIDGVVSALRDRNADSALAVRDFHYFIWNVADDGEATGINHDKRTRPRRQDREPQWLETGAVYAMRTSGFLQAKHRFFGKTVTHAMPPERCMEIDDATDLRIAEAMLRARQGDDRLALLPRKIDAVIFDFDGVFTDNGVVVMQDGREAVVCSRFDGMGLTRLKKTGMPMLVLSTEANPVVTARCAKLGLECLQNSPDKVVDLTRWLADRQIDAANVVYIGNDVNDAGPLQMAGCGVVVADAHPDVMPLARIVLSNVGGRGAVRELCDLIMKGMTR, encoded by the coding sequence GTGAACAACGACGTGCTGGCGATCATCCCCGCGCGCGGTGGCTCGAAGGGCTTACCGCGCAAGAACGTGCTGCCCGTCGCGGGCCTGCCGTTGATCGCGTGGACGATCATGGCCGCCAAGGCCGCCAGGACGGTATCGCGCGTCGTCGTCTCTACTGACGACGCCGAGATCGCCGCCGTCGCCAAGCGATACGGCGCTGAAGTGGCCCACCGCCCTGCCGACATCAGTGGTGACACGGCGTCGTCCGAGTCCGCACTCCTGCACGTGCTGGGCCATTTGAAAGAACACGAGCAGTACGAACCCGCGATCACGGCGTTCCTGCAATGCACGTCACCGTTGACGATCGGTGAAGACATCGACGGTGTGGTGAGCGCGTTGCGCGACCGTAACGCCGACAGCGCACTGGCCGTCCGCGACTTTCACTATTTCATCTGGAACGTTGCTGACGACGGCGAGGCCACGGGCATCAACCACGACAAGCGCACCCGCCCGCGTCGCCAGGATCGCGAGCCGCAGTGGTTGGAGACCGGCGCGGTCTACGCGATGCGCACGAGCGGCTTCCTGCAGGCCAAGCACCGCTTCTTCGGCAAGACCGTCACGCACGCGATGCCGCCCGAGCGTTGCATGGAGATTGACGACGCGACGGACCTACGAATCGCTGAAGCAATGCTGCGGGCGCGCCAGGGCGACGATCGCCTCGCCCTCCTTCCGCGGAAGATCGACGCCGTCATCTTCGATTTCGATGGTGTCTTCACCGACAACGGGGTCGTCGTGATGCAGGACGGTCGCGAGGCCGTCGTTTGCAGTCGCTTCGACGGCATGGGCCTGACACGACTGAAGAAGACCGGCATGCCGATGCTCGTGCTGTCGACGGAGGCCAATCCCGTCGTCACGGCGCGGTGCGCGAAGTTGGGCCTCGAATGCCTGCAGAACAGCCCGGACAAGGTTGTGGACCTGACGCGATGGTTGGCCGACCGGCAGATCGACGCTGCGAACGTCGTCTACATCGGGAACGACGTGAACGACGCCGGCCCGTTGCAGATGGCTGGGTGCGGCGTGGTGGTGGCCGACGCGCATCCGGACGTGATGCCGCTAGCGCGAATCGTATTGTCGAACGTCGGTGGCCGAGGCGCGGTGCGCGAACTGTGCGATTTGATTATGAAGGGAATGACCCGATGA